One Channa argus isolate prfri chromosome 15, Channa argus male v1.0, whole genome shotgun sequence DNA segment encodes these proteins:
- the txn2 gene encoding thioredoxin, mitochondrial: MAFRLLVRRIWTLSAKDIRYLPASTATITPTSSFSTSLQSNAARVSFLSPSRSLPHISHRGVSFNVQDQEDFTDRVINSQLPVLVDFHAQWCGPCKILGPRLEKAIAKQKGRVAMAKVDIDDHTDLAIEYGVSAVPTVIAIRGGDVVDHFVGIKDDDELDSFVSKIIGQ, from the exons ATGGCTTTCAGGCTTTTAGTGCGTAGAATTTGGACACTGTCTGCAAAAGATATCCGCTACCTCCCAGCATCCACCGCCACCATCACCCCTACTTCTTCTTTCTCCACGTCATTGCAGTCCAATGCAGCCCGGGTATCCTTCCTGTCTCCGTCCCGCTCCCTGCCTCACATCTCTCACAGAGGTGTCTCCTTCAACGTTCAGGACCAGGAGGACTTCACAGACAGGGTCATAAACAGTCAGCTGCCCGTACTGGTCGACTTCCATGCACA GTGGTGTGGTCCCTGTAAGATCCTTGGACCAAGGTTGGAGAAGGCTATTGCCAAACAGAAAGGACGTGTGGCCATGGCCAAAGTGGACATAGACGATCACACGGACCTGGCTATTGAATATGGG GTGTCTGCTGTTCCTACAGTCATCGCCATACGTGGAGGCGACGTTGTCGACCATTTTGTGGGGATCAAAGATGATGATGAGCTGGACTCATTTGTCAGCAAAATCATTGGACAATGA